In bacterium, the following proteins share a genomic window:
- the coaD gene encoding pantetheine-phosphate adenylyltransferase: MTELTPRPRVAMYPGSFDLLTKGHMDLIERAHGLFDELYVGVGVNPRKKDWLFSLEERLSILNECTEQWPNVKPRKMEGLTVQFAKEIGARFIIRGLRAVSDFEFELQLALMNRRVEPAIETIFLPSEARHIFLSSSMIRDIWRHGGDIAEFVPEAVLVALKRKRRH; the protein is encoded by the coding sequence ATGACTGAACTCACTCCGCGACCCCGGGTAGCAATGTACCCGGGGTCGTTCGATCTTCTGACGAAGGGGCATATGGACCTGATCGAGCGGGCCCACGGGCTGTTCGATGAGCTGTATGTCGGCGTCGGCGTAAATCCGCGAAAGAAGGACTGGCTGTTTTCCCTGGAGGAGCGGCTGTCGATTCTGAACGAGTGCACCGAGCAATGGCCAAATGTCAAACCTCGCAAGATGGAGGGCTTGACGGTTCAATTCGCCAAGGAGATCGGCGCCCGGTTCATTATCCGCGGCCTGCGCGCGGTGTCGGACTTCGAGTTTGAGCTTCAGTTGGCGCTGATGAATCGGAGAGTCGAGCCGGCGATCGAGACGATTTTCCTGCCTAGTGAGGCCCGCCACATCTTCCTGTCCTCGAGCATGATCCGAGACATCTGGCGGCACGGCGGAGATATCGCCGAGTTCGTTCCCGAAGCAGTGCTAGTGGCTTTGAAAAGAAAACGGCGGCACTGA
- a CDS encoding PaaI family thioesterase: protein MAKTNFFNFINARTVLHEPGHCVQQVDIKPEFLQMLGVVHGGLIAALVDDAIGEAMNAMLDLSQEIALTSQLQITYLSSCCDGRLTVEARILNRGRTTGYGEAIVSRKSPEGEKVLARGNALLIRKKRRSDNPLPDELAREWKDRSIGPESDAN, encoded by the coding sequence ATGGCGAAGACGAACTTCTTCAATTTCATCAATGCCCGCACGGTTCTGCACGAGCCCGGCCATTGCGTTCAGCAAGTGGATATCAAGCCGGAATTCCTGCAGATGCTGGGCGTTGTCCATGGCGGCCTGATTGCGGCGCTGGTGGATGATGCGATTGGCGAGGCAATGAACGCGATGCTGGATCTCTCGCAGGAGATTGCCCTGACCTCGCAGCTCCAAATCACCTACTTGTCTTCATGCTGCGACGGCAGACTGACGGTGGAGGCGCGTATCCTGAATCGGGGGCGCACAACGGGCTATGGTGAGGCCATTGTCTCGCGCAAGTCCCCCGAGGGCGAAAAGGTTCTGGCCCGCGGGAATGCTCTGCTGATTCGCAAGAAGCGTCGTTCGGATAATCCCCTGCCGGATGAACTGGCCCGGGAGTGGAAAGATCGGTCGATCGGGCCTGAATCCGACGCGAACTAA
- a CDS encoding HAD hydrolase-like protein — translation MKPSDSLIVFDLDGTLVDAFGDIRASVNQALARRNLPTHDIEAIRGFVGNGLRKLCERATPPEARDQLNEILAETREYYAKHPVDHARLYPGVEKLLLDLRRLGAKTSVLSNKTDELVQMIAAHLGLSDLVDRVLGERAGVPIKPDPAALHELRDFFGAKLVVLVGDGLPDAKVAQRGGAHFIGVGWGIEPAPVLEGFGTVVDEVPRIYDVVQRLLEDCPE, via the coding sequence GTGAAACCCTCTGACAGTCTGATCGTCTTCGATCTCGATGGTACGCTGGTGGACGCGTTCGGAGACATCCGCGCTTCCGTCAACCAGGCACTGGCACGTCGCAATCTGCCAACGCACGACATTGAAGCGATTCGCGGTTTCGTTGGCAATGGTCTTCGCAAACTGTGCGAGCGCGCGACCCCGCCGGAAGCACGCGATCAGTTGAACGAGATCCTGGCCGAGACGCGCGAATACTACGCAAAACACCCGGTCGATCACGCTCGCCTGTATCCGGGAGTTGAGAAGCTGCTGCTGGACCTTCGCAGGCTTGGAGCAAAGACGTCCGTGCTCAGCAACAAGACCGATGAGCTTGTCCAGATGATTGCCGCCCACCTTGGCCTGTCTGATCTGGTCGATCGCGTGCTTGGTGAACGAGCGGGAGTCCCGATCAAGCCGGACCCGGCCGCACTGCACGAGTTGCGGGACTTCTTCGGGGCGAAACTGGTCGTACTGGTGGGCGATGGACTGCCGGATGCCAAGGTCGCGCAGCGCGGAGGCGCTCACTTCATCGGGGTCGGCTGGGGAATCGAGCCCGCCCCGGTGCTTGAAGGCTTCGGGACAGTTGTCGATGAGGTGCCGAGGATCTATGACGTTGTGCAGCGCCTGCTCGAAGATTGCCCGGAATAG
- a CDS encoding protein kinase, translating to MGPENQEAAARRKSRTTRNRRTSRLPFDKDQMQTLAALRPSDTLSWSRSDREGYAEEEEDTALPLRATVTVVERDTSPSAVAAMESLPPVRFDATPADFVLIRKIAQGGQGEVWEAWQSSLMRRVAVKRQTSGSIRDFLQEAYTTGELDHPNIIPIYELGRTEVDGTERPLLAMKMVNGRPWDREIEEDRKKKDFNFDLHLSRHLRVLLDVCHAVEFAHSKHVIHRDLKPQQVMIGDFGEVLLMDWGLAMSVKDPGDTQAGVNLPKFRTRDKAMNRCGTPVYMAPEQTAEDTNELGFATDVYLLGAILFEIVANVPPHEAETAEEAFELAMTNEVLPLPQDCPEALRAIIDKALNGNPTARQKSVREFREAVEDYLTGASRQRESREIARDISRKLAISGVHDYDEFAQIEQNLARATSLWPNNPAALSLQEEVRAAHTRLALKHGDLSLAKTLVRGLYYKKNKEPLEQRIHEEEDAIQRQHRQRRRLKMAMMTALGIIFIGMMGVAVREKLNAHREAQLREAAEVAEEQAIEQKKIAQDSLTLAEEERRLAQENLARAEEEQYFASIGFADSAIRDGRYDVARMTLFDAPAHLRQWEWGRLIWRSHPDLITLSGHGDRLLNAEFSMDGARILTAAADRTTHVWDAITGRELLVLLRRDAFLEGATLSPDGEMILANYQDNTTKIWETRTGELLATITGMFDCRLKGQFSPNGDRLVLTSFGEAKVWSVSLKREIMTLQGHINVVNSAMFNADGTRILTASRDNTAKVWDSETAKLLYTVPERSALMQLASFSPDGRYIVTTYQDNSAAIWKTTTGQPVSRLVGHSDWITGVSFSPDCTQIVTASRDRTARVWDVISGQLQQTLIGHSDALRDVCFNNAGDRILTASADRTARMWDAENGSEIAVMRGHLGPLVTVSVSADDERILTSSEDGSARVWNVSAIRGRQVVERSARMVEKAVTSPDGKFMVKFSPHYRPEGAEEPAIVMDLDKGIEIARLEGHLHGILSAAFSPDSRRIVTGSWDSTAKIWDTKTGNVIVTLAGHSSEGVRSARFSNDGTRVVTASNDRTAKIWDSITGKLLVSLEGHTSWVTSAAFSNDDKRIVTASGDHMARVWDATTGEELALLTGHSDEVLSASFSPDDHRVVTASSDGTVKIWDPDSGREILTLGETNGTILRARFSENGTQIIASVEEDQDIIWDTISWKRSDDQIGPPCMTVADRVEYWKRLERLKARVEPADVRWFYEVVPGDAQPMSSWEKTKIEEGTPLHFIVRMGRKDDGHFVFIAGSTHSLGDWTPNTTALKYKGRVGGGHLWVFDTKFEEMEFKFTYGRPGADWPGTEEWTGGPNRVLPDPAVTAFKGKKGDIYVVYDFGTRN from the coding sequence ATGGGTCCGGAAAACCAGGAGGCAGCCGCGCGCCGTAAGTCGCGGACGACTCGCAATCGACGCACTTCTCGTCTGCCTTTTGATAAGGACCAGATGCAGACGTTGGCTGCGCTGCGTCCATCGGACACTCTGAGCTGGAGTCGATCCGACCGGGAAGGCTACGCGGAGGAGGAAGAAGACACGGCGCTGCCGCTGCGCGCGACGGTCACTGTCGTCGAGCGCGACACGTCACCCTCCGCGGTAGCGGCAATGGAGTCGCTCCCGCCGGTGCGATTCGACGCGACGCCGGCCGACTTCGTTCTGATCCGGAAGATCGCACAAGGTGGCCAGGGCGAAGTCTGGGAGGCGTGGCAGTCGAGCCTGATGCGCCGCGTCGCCGTGAAGCGCCAGACCAGCGGCAGCATTCGCGATTTCCTCCAGGAAGCCTACACGACCGGCGAACTGGATCACCCGAACATCATCCCGATCTATGAACTCGGCCGCACGGAAGTGGACGGCACGGAGCGTCCTCTGCTGGCCATGAAGATGGTCAATGGCCGCCCCTGGGATCGCGAAATCGAGGAAGACAGGAAGAAGAAGGACTTCAATTTCGACCTGCATCTGTCGCGGCATCTGCGCGTTCTGCTGGATGTCTGCCACGCGGTCGAGTTCGCGCATTCCAAACATGTCATCCACCGCGACCTGAAGCCCCAGCAGGTGATGATTGGCGATTTCGGCGAAGTGCTCCTGATGGATTGGGGCCTGGCAATGAGTGTGAAGGACCCCGGCGACACGCAAGCCGGCGTGAACCTGCCGAAGTTCCGAACACGCGACAAAGCGATGAATCGGTGCGGCACGCCGGTCTATATGGCGCCGGAGCAGACCGCGGAAGATACGAATGAACTCGGCTTCGCCACGGACGTGTACCTGCTGGGTGCCATTCTCTTCGAGATCGTTGCGAACGTTCCGCCGCACGAAGCGGAAACTGCGGAAGAGGCCTTTGAGCTGGCGATGACGAACGAAGTCCTGCCTCTGCCGCAGGACTGCCCGGAGGCGCTGCGCGCCATCATCGACAAAGCTCTGAATGGCAATCCAACAGCCCGGCAGAAATCGGTGCGCGAATTCCGCGAGGCGGTTGAGGATTATCTGACCGGCGCGAGTCGACAACGCGAGAGCCGCGAGATCGCTCGCGACATCAGCCGCAAACTGGCGATCAGCGGCGTTCACGATTACGACGAGTTCGCGCAGATTGAGCAGAACCTGGCGCGCGCGACCAGCCTCTGGCCGAACAACCCGGCGGCGCTTTCTCTCCAGGAAGAAGTCCGCGCGGCGCACACGCGACTTGCGCTGAAACACGGCGACCTCTCGCTGGCGAAGACGCTCGTGCGGGGTCTGTATTACAAGAAGAATAAAGAGCCCCTCGAGCAGCGGATTCACGAAGAAGAAGACGCCATCCAGCGTCAACATCGCCAGCGCCGTCGTCTGAAAATGGCAATGATGACGGCGCTGGGCATTATCTTTATCGGAATGATGGGCGTGGCGGTTCGAGAGAAACTGAACGCTCACCGCGAGGCCCAGTTGCGTGAGGCCGCCGAAGTTGCAGAGGAACAGGCGATCGAGCAGAAGAAGATCGCGCAGGATAGTCTCACGCTGGCTGAAGAAGAACGTCGGCTGGCCCAAGAGAATCTGGCCCGCGCCGAGGAGGAGCAGTATTTCGCTTCGATCGGGTTCGCCGATTCAGCGATTCGCGATGGGCGCTACGATGTAGCGCGCATGACCTTGTTCGATGCACCCGCCCATCTGCGCCAGTGGGAATGGGGGCGTCTCATCTGGCGCAGCCATCCCGATTTGATCACGCTCTCCGGACACGGCGATCGATTGTTGAACGCAGAATTCAGTATGGATGGTGCGCGCATCCTGACTGCGGCCGCGGATCGAACGACTCATGTCTGGGACGCAATCACTGGTCGCGAACTGCTCGTTCTGCTGCGCCGCGATGCATTCCTCGAAGGCGCGACACTCAGCCCCGACGGCGAGATGATTCTCGCGAATTACCAGGACAATACGACCAAGATCTGGGAGACGCGCACTGGCGAACTGCTGGCGACAATCACCGGCATGTTTGACTGCCGCTTGAAGGGCCAATTCAGCCCGAATGGAGATCGGCTTGTCCTGACGTCGTTCGGCGAGGCGAAAGTCTGGAGCGTTTCGCTGAAGCGCGAGATCATGACGCTGCAAGGCCACATCAACGTCGTCAACAGCGCGATGTTCAATGCCGATGGCACGCGTATCCTGACCGCGTCGCGCGATAACACGGCGAAGGTCTGGGACTCCGAGACGGCCAAGTTACTTTACACGGTTCCGGAGCGATCTGCGTTGATGCAACTCGCATCGTTCAGCCCCGACGGGCGCTACATCGTAACGACTTATCAAGACAACAGCGCAGCCATCTGGAAGACGACGACGGGCCAGCCGGTCTCGAGGCTGGTCGGCCATTCCGACTGGATCACCGGAGTGAGTTTCAGTCCTGACTGCACGCAGATCGTTACGGCGTCTCGCGATCGCACGGCGCGCGTCTGGGATGTGATCAGCGGACAGCTTCAGCAGACTCTGATTGGGCACTCGGATGCCTTGCGCGATGTGTGTTTCAACAACGCGGGCGATCGGATTCTGACGGCATCGGCGGACAGGACGGCCCGGATGTGGGATGCGGAGAACGGCAGCGAAATCGCCGTCATGCGCGGGCATCTGGGTCCGCTCGTGACGGTTTCCGTCAGCGCGGACGACGAGCGCATTCTGACCTCGTCGGAAGATGGTTCGGCCCGCGTCTGGAACGTCTCGGCGATTCGAGGACGCCAGGTTGTGGAACGTTCCGCGCGCATGGTCGAGAAGGCTGTGACGAGTCCCGACGGGAAGTTCATGGTCAAATTCTCGCCGCACTATCGACCGGAGGGCGCGGAGGAACCGGCCATCGTGATGGACCTCGACAAGGGCATCGAAATCGCCCGCCTGGAAGGTCACTTGCACGGAATTCTCTCTGCGGCATTCAGCCCCGACAGCCGACGAATCGTCACGGGATCTTGGGATTCCACCGCCAAGATCTGGGATACGAAGACAGGCAACGTGATCGTGACGCTCGCTGGGCACTCCTCCGAAGGCGTTCGTTCGGCCAGGTTCAGCAATGATGGAACGCGCGTCGTGACGGCATCGAACGATCGGACGGCAAAGATCTGGGATTCCATCACCGGTAAGCTGCTCGTCTCGCTGGAAGGTCATACTTCGTGGGTTACGAGTGCCGCATTCAGCAATGACGACAAACGGATAGTCACCGCATCGGGCGATCACATGGCCCGCGTGTGGGATGCGACGACGGGAGAAGAACTGGCGCTGCTGACCGGGCACTCGGACGAGGTCCTGAGCGCATCTTTCAGTCCCGACGATCATCGCGTCGTGACGGCGTCCTCGGATGGCACGGTCAAGATTTGGGATCCCGACAGCGGTCGCGAGATACTGACGCTCGGCGAAACCAATGGAACGATCCTGCGGGCGCGCTTCAGCGAAAACGGCACGCAGATTATCGCTTCGGTCGAGGAAGACCAGGACATTATCTGGGATACGATTTCCTGGAAGAGGAGCGACGACCAAATCGGACCGCCGTGCATGACGGTTGCGGATCGCGTCGAATACTGGAAGCGCCTCGAACGCCTGAAGGCTCGTGTCGAGCCCGCCGACGTGCGGTGGTTCTACGAAGTGGTTCCTGGCGACGCGCAACCGATGTCCTCGTGGGAGAAGACGAAGATCGAGGAGGGCACCCCGCTGCACTTCATCGTGAGAATGGGGCGCAAAGATGATGGTCACTTCGTGTTCATCGCCGGCAGCACGCACTCGCTCGGTGATTGGACGCCCAACACGACTGCACTGAAGTACAAGGGACGCGTGGGAGGCGGGCACCTCTGGGTCTTCGATACGAAGTTCGAAGAGATGGAGTTCAAGTTCACTTACGGACGTCCCGGAGCGGACTGGCCGGGAACGGAAGAATGGACCGGCGGCCCGAATCGTGTGCTGCCCGATCCCGCTGTCACGGCGTTCAAGGGCAAGAAGGGCGACATCTACGTCGTCTACGATTTTGGCACGCGAAACTAG
- a CDS encoding serine/threonine-protein kinase has protein sequence MANNNEGVVPPGDLTEDAGFTYVGATVTGTPTTLLPRMVVERTASWCLTQSTSKPSGSGSTGARRNGPSYRMMQRLGQGGMGEVWSARQESLHRTIAIKRIRAGRIEFAEQDEVDFIVAGFEREAFITAQLEHPNIVPIHDLGFDENASPLIGMKLVEGRPWDDVLREDLGALPYDTYLAKHLNILVDVANALDYAHSRQIIHRDLKPSQVMLGSYGEVLLMDWGLAIFLGDPTESEKLEGHPNVLPLREDASSPAGTPAYMAPEQTHEDPSELNYATDIFLLGGTLYNILTGEHPHKAPTAQFAFVAASQCRIEPPSVRKPDFPVPEELDRLCMDCLRPQPSERLENAGLFRERLEAFLTGETRKAESRSITADVAELDFTNEQHYRPFNEALNRLDKARTLWPENPKVHAIEQDLLQRLCVLAIESEDYRLASLQIPRLENARTREEMQNRIDLAVATKARKDKQRRRAIAAAFALLIVVLISTAFFLSVVHQKNAVVMARNQAMADRADKSYDFTNAMLEELTRDLDLQSARDQKIAESVAMEVLKYYSDMDLSRDDDEIAGLLIMTMAETASTLFSLGRWEEGEKLTNLCYQKALERFPPDSYYTARAYSALAEAAKTREDTETALEMYTKSLEILELYPDRQKDFPNGVRLGKAMALLDLEEYDQAEEELLEAIHADQKRLDDAETIEERNEVLEDLSYGYNNWGILLSETDRQEESIAKFEEAVRLKRLYRDPRSPDLAVTIANLGLQHMELGHWEKARELLQESYELHLGYLEPGNPELQWICENLFYVEFDLRNYEKAAEYGEKDLASTKSAYGVVHEETADLEEDLIDAYVRSRNWEQAAAHLKEYIFIVDQLDDEVRHAVQARGDYYAVLTRLGRDQEAQGIQHQWEEQYERLDSDSRRVRALYYSTEYMNPEMHHDMLGKIRDRMLEIDFDSLSESNQGRYQSVLILYQVGVALQSEGSSKSAEEWQNVINLFDETGEIPYREEIVWIGIAYTRLGDKERGTELIWRFLQDEEEMLTPPLEWALIDHGLGDILAKWEPKRLAMLEERDG, from the coding sequence ATGGCAAACAACAATGAGGGCGTTGTTCCTCCTGGCGATTTGACGGAGGACGCCGGCTTCACTTACGTCGGCGCAACCGTCACGGGCACACCGACGACTTTGCTTCCACGAATGGTGGTGGAGCGCACAGCCTCCTGGTGTTTGACGCAATCGACTTCCAAACCCTCGGGCTCGGGATCGACTGGAGCGCGGAGGAATGGTCCTTCGTATCGAATGATGCAGCGCCTCGGCCAGGGCGGAATGGGCGAAGTCTGGTCCGCTCGCCAGGAGTCATTGCATCGCACCATTGCGATCAAGCGCATTCGGGCGGGTCGCATCGAGTTTGCCGAGCAGGATGAAGTGGATTTCATTGTTGCCGGCTTCGAACGCGAGGCCTTCATCACGGCACAACTGGAACATCCAAACATCGTTCCGATTCACGATCTGGGTTTCGATGAGAATGCCTCTCCTTTGATCGGGATGAAACTCGTCGAAGGTCGTCCGTGGGATGATGTTCTGCGGGAAGACCTGGGTGCTCTTCCGTACGATACTTACCTGGCAAAGCACCTGAACATCCTCGTCGATGTGGCGAATGCGTTGGACTATGCCCACTCTCGACAGATCATACACCGCGATCTCAAACCCTCGCAGGTGATGCTGGGAAGCTACGGTGAAGTGCTTCTCATGGACTGGGGACTGGCCATCTTTTTGGGCGATCCGACGGAGTCCGAAAAGTTGGAGGGACATCCGAATGTTCTTCCTCTTCGCGAGGATGCTTCCTCGCCCGCAGGCACGCCGGCCTACATGGCGCCGGAGCAAACGCACGAAGATCCCAGCGAGTTGAACTACGCGACGGATATCTTCCTGCTGGGGGGAACGCTGTATAACATCCTCACGGGCGAGCACCCTCACAAGGCGCCCACGGCGCAGTTCGCATTTGTTGCAGCCAGTCAGTGTCGGATTGAACCTCCGAGTGTTCGCAAGCCAGACTTCCCAGTACCGGAAGAGCTGGATCGTCTCTGCATGGATTGTCTGCGCCCGCAGCCGAGCGAACGCCTCGAGAATGCGGGCCTTTTTCGCGAGCGGCTGGAGGCTTTCCTGACCGGCGAAACCCGGAAGGCGGAATCGCGGAGTATCACCGCGGATGTCGCGGAGCTCGATTTTACAAACGAGCAGCACTACCGTCCATTCAACGAAGCACTGAACCGTCTGGACAAGGCCAGGACGCTATGGCCAGAGAATCCGAAGGTGCATGCGATCGAGCAGGATCTTCTGCAGCGCCTCTGCGTCTTGGCGATCGAATCCGAAGATTACCGCTTGGCCTCGCTGCAGATTCCCCGTCTTGAGAATGCAAGAACGCGCGAGGAAATGCAGAACCGAATCGATCTGGCCGTTGCGACGAAGGCGCGAAAGGACAAGCAGAGGAGGCGCGCCATTGCGGCGGCGTTCGCCCTACTCATCGTCGTCCTTATATCGACGGCCTTCTTCCTCTCCGTTGTGCACCAGAAGAATGCGGTTGTGATGGCTCGCAACCAGGCCATGGCCGATCGTGCGGATAAGTCATACGATTTCACGAATGCCATGCTCGAGGAACTGACGCGCGACCTCGATCTGCAATCGGCCAGAGATCAGAAAATCGCCGAGAGCGTTGCGATGGAGGTCCTCAAATACTACTCGGATATGGACTTGAGTCGCGACGATGATGAGATCGCCGGATTGCTGATCATGACCATGGCAGAAACAGCCTCGACATTGTTCAGCCTCGGACGATGGGAGGAGGGCGAGAAGTTGACCAACCTCTGTTACCAGAAAGCGTTGGAGAGATTTCCGCCGGACTCGTATTATACTGCCCGCGCGTATTCGGCACTCGCCGAGGCGGCAAAGACACGCGAGGATACCGAGACTGCCCTGGAGATGTATACGAAGTCGCTCGAAATCCTGGAACTCTACCCTGATAGACAGAAGGATTTCCCGAACGGCGTTCGTTTGGGCAAAGCGATGGCACTTCTTGATCTTGAGGAGTACGATCAGGCGGAGGAGGAATTGCTGGAGGCCATTCATGCGGATCAGAAGCGTCTGGACGACGCGGAGACGATTGAGGAACGCAATGAAGTCCTCGAGGACCTGAGCTATGGCTACAACAACTGGGGGATTCTTCTGTCGGAAACCGACCGCCAGGAAGAATCCATCGCGAAGTTTGAAGAAGCAGTGCGTTTGAAGAGGCTCTATCGCGATCCGCGCAGTCCCGATCTGGCCGTCACCATTGCAAACCTGGGACTTCAGCACATGGAGCTCGGCCATTGGGAGAAGGCACGCGAGCTTCTGCAGGAATCCTACGAACTTCACCTGGGATACTTGGAGCCGGGAAATCCGGAATTGCAATGGATCTGCGAGAATCTGTTCTACGTGGAGTTCGATCTGCGAAATTATGAAAAGGCCGCCGAGTACGGCGAGAAAGATCTCGCATCGACCAAGTCAGCATACGGTGTCGTCCATGAAGAAACAGCCGATCTTGAGGAGGACCTTATTGACGCGTACGTGCGGTCTCGCAACTGGGAGCAAGCGGCCGCTCATCTGAAGGAGTACATCTTCATCGTCGACCAGTTGGACGACGAGGTTCGGCATGCCGTGCAGGCACGCGGCGACTACTACGCTGTACTGACGCGCCTCGGACGCGATCAGGAGGCGCAAGGAATCCAGCACCAGTGGGAGGAGCAGTATGAACGGCTGGATTCTGACTCACGCCGTGTCCGAGCTCTCTACTACAGCACGGAATATATGAATCCGGAGATGCACCACGACATGCTTGGGAAGATCCGCGACCGGATGCTGGAGATTGACTTCGACTCGCTCAGCGAGAGCAACCAAGGACGCTACCAGTCAGTGTTGATTCTTTATCAGGTTGGCGTTGCGCTGCAGTCGGAAGGTTCATCGAAGAGTGCGGAGGAATGGCAGAATGTGATCAATCTTTTCGATGAAACCGGAGAGATTCCTTATCGCGAGGAAATTGTCTGGATTGGAATCGCATACACAAGACTTGGGGACAAAGAAAGAGGGACGGAGTTGATATGGCGTTTCCTTCAGGATGAAGAAGAGATGCTGACTCCGCCGCTCGAATGGGCACTGATCGATCACGGACTGGGAGACATTCTCGCCAAGTGGGAACCTAAGCGACTGGCTATGCTTGAGGAAAGGGATGGCTAG
- a CDS encoding B12-binding domain-containing radical SAM protein: MKKPERALFIVPPTGRFIREDRCQTPIEKLRTVALRPPIDLMYAAACFEQEGVECRLVDYPGEEWGWERLEADLREFKPNALILSITTPSFDDDMKAATLAKKVDPSITTIAKGAHFNTLDVQSLERFPDLDLALRGEYEMTCLDLARGMETADVAGVTWRDGERIVRNPARGLPDNLDEIPFPARHLGNNALYIRPDVEQMQTTLVTNRGCPFSCTYCLANQVSGLKNRYRSVENVMAEIRECVHKFGIRNFLFRSDLFTQNKKWVIRLCQSIIDEGLDISWASNSRVDTVNPEVLEWMKKAGCWIIAFGVEKGDDEALEKINKKATVDQAREALRITREAGIKRSMYLLFGLPDDDRDTLQKDIDFAKEVDPDFLEIFYPYPFPGTALYEEAVSKGLLTDGEIPKEAYGMPAMPTTKIPIEELARLRTWGLRRFYMRPRFVARTLMGVSTMREFKNFVKYGAFQLKDIVVRG, from the coding sequence ATGAAGAAGCCTGAACGCGCATTGTTTATCGTTCCTCCAACGGGACGATTTATCCGCGAAGACCGCTGTCAAACCCCTATCGAGAAACTCCGCACCGTCGCGTTGCGCCCGCCCATCGATCTGATGTACGCGGCGGCGTGCTTCGAACAGGAAGGCGTCGAGTGTCGCCTGGTGGATTATCCGGGCGAGGAATGGGGCTGGGAGCGCCTGGAGGCGGACCTGCGCGAGTTTAAGCCCAACGCGTTGATTCTCTCGATCACGACGCCGTCCTTCGACGACGACATGAAGGCGGCAACGCTGGCAAAGAAGGTCGATCCCTCGATCACAACGATCGCAAAGGGCGCGCACTTCAATACGCTGGATGTGCAGTCCCTGGAGCGCTTCCCCGATCTCGATCTGGCCCTGCGCGGCGAGTATGAGATGACCTGCCTGGATCTCGCCCGCGGAATGGAAACGGCCGACGTCGCGGGGGTAACCTGGCGCGATGGCGAGCGCATCGTGCGGAATCCCGCTCGCGGATTGCCGGACAACTTGGACGAGATTCCCTTTCCCGCCCGGCACCTGGGAAACAACGCGCTCTACATCCGCCCCGACGTGGAGCAGATGCAAACGACCCTGGTGACCAATCGTGGTTGCCCCTTTTCCTGCACCTACTGTCTGGCGAACCAGGTCAGCGGCCTGAAGAATCGCTATCGCTCGGTCGAGAACGTGATGGCCGAGATTCGCGAGTGCGTTCACAAGTTTGGGATCCGGAATTTCCTGTTCCGCAGTGACCTGTTCACGCAAAACAAGAAGTGGGTGATTCGCCTCTGCCAGTCGATCATTGACGAGGGATTGGACATCTCGTGGGCGTCGAACTCGCGCGTGGATACGGTGAATCCGGAAGTGCTGGAGTGGATGAAGAAGGCGGGGTGCTGGATCATCGCATTCGGCGTTGAGAAAGGCGACGATGAGGCCCTCGAGAAGATTAACAAGAAGGCCACAGTCGATCAGGCGCGGGAAGCGCTGCGCATCACGCGCGAAGCGGGCATCAAGCGCTCCATGTACTTGCTGTTCGGCCTGCCTGACGACGATCGCGACACGCTGCAGAAGGACATCGATTTCGCCAAGGAAGTGGATCCCGACTTCCTGGAAATCTTCTATCCGTATCCGTTCCCGGGGACGGCGCTTTACGAAGAAGCAGTCTCGAAGGGCCTGCTGACGGACGGCGAGATTCCGAAGGAAGCCTACGGAATGCCGGCCATGCCGACGACGAAGATCCCCATCGAGGAACTGGCGCGTCTTCGTACGTGGGGACTGCGCCGGTTCTACATGCGGCCGCGTTTTGTCGCGCGCACACTGATGGGTGTCTCGACGATGCGCGAGTTCAAGAATTTCGTAAAATACGGCGCGTTTCAGTTGAAGGACATCGTGGTACGAGGATAA